From Mus musculus strain C57BL/6J chromosome 17, GRCm38.p6 C57BL/6J, the proteins below share one genomic window:
- the B3galt4 gene encoding beta-1,3-galactosyltransferase 4: protein MPLSLFRRVLLAVLLLVIIWTLFGPSGLGEELLSLSLASLLPAPASPGPPLALPRLLISNSHACGGSGPPPFLLILVCTAPEHLNQRNAIRASWGAIREARGFRVQTLFLLGKPRRQQLADLSSESAAHRDILQASFQDSYRNLTLKTLSGLNWVNKYCPMARYILKTDDDVYVNVPELVSELIQRGGPSEQWQKGKEAQEETTAIHEEHRGQAVPLLYLGRVHWRVRPTRTPESRHHVSEELWPENWGPFPPYASGTGYVLSISAVQLILKVASRAPPLPLEDVFVGVSARRGGLAPTHCVKLAGATHYPLDRCCYGKFLLTSHKVDPWQMQEAWKLVSGMNGERTAPFCSWLQGFLGTLRCRFIAWFSS from the coding sequence ATGCCCCTCAGCCTCTTCCGGCGCGTCCTCCTGGCGGTCCTACTACTGGTGATCATCTGGACCCTGTTTGGACCTTCAGGCTTGGGGGAGGAGCTGCTGAGCCTGTCCCTGGCATCCCTGCTGCCGGCCCCAGCCTCGCCAGGACCGCCCCTCGCCCTGCCCCGCCTCTTGATTTCTAACTCTCATGCCTGTGGTGGCTCCGGACCCCCTCCCTTCCTGCTCATCCTGGTGTGTACGGCCCCGGAGCACCTGAACCAGAGAAACGCCATTCGGGCATCTTGGGGTGCCATCCGCGAAGCCCGGGGTTTCAGAGTGCAGACGCTCTTCCTCCTGGGAAAACCTAGAAGACAGCAGCTTGCTGACCTGTCCTCAGAGTCAGCAGCACACAGGGATATCTTGCAGGCCTCCTTCCAGGATTCCTACCGCAACCTCACCCTCAAGACCCTCAGTGGACTGAACTGGGTGAACAAATACTGTCCTATGGCCCGCTACATCCTCAAGACGGATGATGACGTGTATGTCAACGTCCCAGAGCTGGTGTCAGAGCTGATACAAAGAGGGGGGCCTTCGGAGCAATGGCAGAAGGGCAAAGAGGCCCAGGAAGAGACAACAGCTATCCATGAAGAGCACAGAGGCCAGGCAGTGCCCCTTCTGTATTTAGGCAGGGTGCACTGGAGGGTGAGACCCACTCGGACACCAGAGTCCCGGCACCATGTGTCAGAAGAACTGTGGCCGGAAAACTGGGGTCCTTTTCCACCCTATGCCTCGGGCACAGGATATGTACTGTCCATCTCTGCTGTGCAGCTCATCCTGAAGGTGGCCAGCCGGGCCCCACCTCTACCTCTAGAGGATGTCTTTGTGGGAGTAAGTGCAAGGCGAGGGGGCCTTGCCCCCACACACTGTGTCAAATTGGCTGGTGCTACCCACTACCCCTTGGATCGGTGCTGTTACGGGAAGTTCCTGCTGACATCCCACAAGGTGGATCCCTGGCAAATGCAGGAAGCTTGGAAGCTGGTGAGCGGCATGAATGGGGAGAGGACTGCACCCTTTTGCTCCTGGCTCCAGGGATTTCTGGGTACCTTGAGGTGCCGGTTCATAGCCTGGTTCAGTAGCTGA
- the Rps18 gene encoding 40S ribosomal protein S18 codes for MSLVIPEKFQHILRVLNTNIDGRRKIAFAITAIKGVGRRYAHVVLRKADIDLTKRAGELTEDEVERVITIMQNPRQYKIPDWFLNRQKDVKDGKYSQVLANGLDNKLREDLERLKKIRAHRGLRHFWGLRVRGQHTKTTGRRGRTVGVSKKK; via the exons ATG TCTCTAGTGATCCCTGAGAAGTTCCAGCACATTTTGCGAGTACTCAACACCAACATCGATGGGCGGCGGAAAATAGCCTTCGCCATCACTGCCATTAAG GGCGTGGGGCGGAGATATGCTCATGTGGTGTTGAGGAAAGCAGACATCGACCTCACCAAGAGGGCTGGAGAACTCACGGAGGATGAGGTGGAGCGAGTGATCACCATCATGCAGAACCCACGACAGTACAAGATCCCAGACTGGTTCCTGAACAGACAGAAGGATGTGAAGGATGGGAAGTACAGCCAG GTTCTGGCCAACGGTCTAGACAACAAGCTGCGTGAGGACCTGGAGAGGCTGAAGAAAATTCGAGCCCATAGAGGGCTGCGCCACTTTTGGGG CCTTCGTGTCCGCGGTCAGCACACCAAGACCACTGGCCGCAGGGGCCGAACTGTGGGTGTATCCAAGAAGAAATGA